The following are encoded together in the Lathyrus oleraceus cultivar Zhongwan6 chromosome 3, CAAS_Psat_ZW6_1.0, whole genome shotgun sequence genome:
- the LOC127125597 gene encoding uncharacterized protein LOC127125597: protein MLKQSRTTKMDMIPGKIRKRGSSSSASSSSSVIQNYRFKRAILVGKRGGSTTPVPTWKLLSSRSPAAAMRIVESPKYPPSQSGSKSRQVPVSARKLAATLWEMNEIPSPSVKEIRDHAKMKRDIKSKDRVSTVRSVRSGSLPPHLSDPSHSPPSERMDRSGIGNRHRRTPSNSHRMRITEHHVGPLDSLSNASVMEIETRSRAQTPASSTVGVKPRLKDVSNALTTSKELLKIISRMWGHEDRPSSSMSLISALHAELERARLQVNQHIQEQRSDQNEVNYLIKCFAEEKAAWKSKEREVVEAAIESVAGELDVERKLRRRLESLNKKLGRELAETKASLLKVVKELETEKRAREIIEKVCDELARDVDEDKSKIEKQRRVSTKACQEVEREKEMMQLTDMLREERAQKKLSVAKYQHEEKNAAVDMLRNQLEAFLGNKQVREKGRSSTHLNDEEIAAYLGRSRLGNHHTEDKEDDEGEVDNGVECEEESGESDLHSIELNMDNNNKSYKWTHPSESRFDTRKYPIEEETKGRRSISGRASRISTSLQRSISDGVEWGVRDDEKLLNSGDGIDWESFYELEKQAQRKSHGDEIQSYKSVKGLKDQILAGSRLGSSKGYASPTRQFSQPWPSRDPTNTFQERHATMQSTGQKSRLGEARGESPNVRKPKR from the exons ATGCTGAAACAAAGCAGAACAACAAAAATGGACATGATTCCTGGGAAAATCAGAAAACGAGGAAGTTCCTCATCCGCTTCATCTTCTTCCTCCGTCATTCAAAACTACCGATTCAAGAGAGCTATTCTAGTAGGCAAAAGAGGCGGATCCACTACTCCCGTACCCACGTGGAAGCTTCTCAGCTCGAGATCTCCGGCGGCGGCGATGCGGATTGTTGAATCGCCGAAGTATCCGCCGTCGCAATCAGGGAGTAAATCGAGACAGGTTCCGGTGTCGGCGAGAAAACTGGCGGCGACACTTTGGGAAATGAATGAGATTCCTTCGCCTAGTGTGAAGGAAATTCGCGATCATGCGAAGATGAAAAGAGACATTAAATCGAAAGATAGGGTTTCGACCGTTAGGTCTGTTCGTTCTGGCTCTTTGCCTCCTCATTTGTCTGATCCATcgcatagtcctccatcagag AGAATGGATCGATCTGGAATTGGTAATCGGCATAGAAGAACACCCAGCAATTCTCATAGGATGAGGATAACTGAACACCATGTTGGACCTTTGGATTCTCTTAGCAATGCCAGTGTTATGGAG ATTGAAACCAGATCTCGAGCACAGACCCCTGCTTCATCTACTGTGGGAGTTAAACCGCGTTTGAAAGATGTCAGTAATGCTTTAACAACATCGAAAGAGCTACTTAAAATTATAAGCCGCATGTGGGGTCATGAAGACCGTCCTTCTTCTAGTATGTCCCTTATCTCAGCTCTGCATGCTGAGCTGGAGCGGGCTCGACTACAGGTCAATCAGCATATCCAGGAACAACGGTCGGATCAGAACGAGGTAAACTATTTGATAAAGTGTTTTGCTGAAGAAAAGGCTGCTTGGAAAAGCAAGGAGCGAGAAGTTGTTGAGGCTGCGATTGAATCTGTTGCAGGAGAACTTGATGTAGAGCGGAAGCTTAGGAGACGGTTGGAAAGCTTGAACAAGAAGCTTGGGAGAGAACTGGCTGAGACCAAAGCATCTCTTCTTAAGGTGGTGAAAGAGCTTGAAACTGAGAAGAGAGCGAGAGAAATTATCGAAAAAGTATGTGATGAGTTAGCAAGAGATGTTGATGAGGATAAATCTAAGATAGAGAAACAAAGGAGAGTATCAACAAAAGCTTGTCAGGAGGTAGAGAGAGAAAAAGAAATGATGCAGTTAACCGATATGTTACGCGAGGAGAGAGCTCAAAAGAAACTCTCCGTGGCAAAATATCAGCACGAGGAAAAGAATGCTGCTGTTGATATGCTTAGGAATCAGCTTGAAGCTTTTCTAGGAAACAAACAAGTTAGAGAAAAAGGACGTAGTTCCACTCACTTGAATGATGAAGAAATTGCTGCATATCTGGGAAGAAGCAGATTGGGCAATCATCATACGGAAGATAAAGAAGACGATGAAGGGGAGGTTGACAATGGAGTAGAATGTGAAGAGGAATCCGGGGAAAGCGACTTGCATTCTATTGAGTTAAATATGGACAACAACAACAAAAGCTATAAATGGACCCACCCTTCCGAAAGCAGATTTGATACAAGAAAATATCCAATCGAGGAAGAAACGAAAGGTAGGAGGTCTATCTCTGGGAGAGCTTCTAGGATAAGCACATCTCTGCAAAGGAGTATATCAGATGGAGTGGAATGGGGTGTCCGAGATGACGAAAAGCTCCTAAATTCAGGAGATGGAATAGATTGGGAAAGCTTTTATGAACTGGAGAAGCAAGCTCAGAGAAAAAGTCACGGCGATGAAATACAAAGCTATAAATCGGTGAAAGGTTTAAAGGACCAGATATTGGCTGGTTCCAGGCTTGGATCTTCTAAAGGTTATGCCAGTCCAACTAGACAATTTTCACAACCTTGGCCGTCACGAGATCCAACAAATACCTTCCAAGAAAGGCATGCTACAATGCAGAGTACCGGTCAAAAATCAAGGTTAGGGGAAGCCAGAGGCGAGTCCCCGAATGTAAGGAAACCTAAAAGGTGA